The proteins below come from a single Kitasatospora sp. NBC_00315 genomic window:
- a CDS encoding ABC transporter substrate-binding protein — protein MSRRTLLRTAVTVAGAAAMAPLLSACGSGGAAKSGTNSKTGLAGSLPTFVADTAVKADIPSVAGPGGGTSDPGFLTYPASPVRTVGKTPGSGGTYTTVTPLWGTIPSADNAFYKAVNAALGATLTMQPANGTTYNTSIPTMAAAKKLPDWIQLPTWWNQLFNVGELAGTQLADLTPYLAGDKVKDYPNLAALPTGAWQAGVWGDKLYGIPSFSSGTAFAGMFYHRRDVFEAKGIAADSVKSADDLMNLGKELTSESAGVWAFDDLWTYLAQPFGIAQLFTAKDGKLIHKYDQPEFLEALNWAWKLAKAGYIHPDALAGNNNDAKARFYAGKVLVTGDGTGAWNLADAQAGQAANPSYRRGALPLFSADGTSKPSIFLGPSTSMVSYLNSRLRPEQIKELLSIANYLAAPWGSAEYTLINYGVEGTDHTRVNGTPTFTPDGQKNVQPQTYPFLATSPGVVSNPGFDQVTKDICSWNTAAVQFAYKPVFWNMNVTVPQRFSTASGAQALEDTIKDVYHGLKSVSDYQTALASWKHSGGDELTAWYQSEVYDKHGSGQ, from the coding sequence ATGAGCCGCAGAACCCTCCTCAGAACCGCCGTCACCGTCGCCGGCGCAGCCGCCATGGCGCCGCTGCTCAGCGCCTGTGGCAGCGGCGGAGCCGCGAAGAGCGGCACCAACAGCAAGACCGGCCTCGCCGGATCCCTGCCGACCTTCGTCGCCGACACGGCGGTGAAGGCGGACATCCCCTCGGTCGCCGGCCCCGGTGGCGGGACCAGCGACCCGGGCTTCCTCACCTACCCGGCGAGCCCGGTCAGGACCGTCGGCAAGACGCCCGGCTCCGGTGGCACCTACACCACGGTGACGCCGCTGTGGGGGACCATCCCGTCGGCCGACAACGCCTTCTACAAGGCGGTCAACGCAGCCCTCGGCGCGACGCTCACCATGCAGCCGGCCAACGGCACCACGTACAACACCTCGATCCCCACCATGGCGGCCGCCAAGAAGCTCCCCGACTGGATCCAGCTCCCCACCTGGTGGAACCAGCTCTTCAACGTGGGTGAGCTGGCCGGCACGCAGCTGGCCGACCTCACGCCGTACCTGGCCGGCGACAAGGTGAAGGACTACCCGAACCTGGCCGCACTGCCCACCGGCGCCTGGCAGGCCGGGGTCTGGGGCGACAAGCTCTACGGCATCCCGTCCTTCTCCTCCGGCACCGCCTTCGCCGGCATGTTCTACCACCGCCGGGACGTCTTCGAGGCCAAGGGCATCGCCGCGGACAGCGTCAAGTCCGCCGACGACCTGATGAACCTGGGCAAGGAGCTGACCAGCGAGAGCGCCGGCGTCTGGGCCTTCGACGACCTCTGGACGTACCTGGCGCAGCCGTTCGGCATCGCCCAGCTGTTCACCGCCAAGGACGGCAAGCTGATCCACAAGTACGACCAGCCGGAGTTCCTGGAGGCCCTCAACTGGGCCTGGAAGCTCGCCAAGGCGGGCTACATCCACCCGGACGCGCTGGCCGGCAACAACAACGACGCCAAGGCCCGCTTCTACGCCGGCAAGGTCCTGGTCACCGGTGACGGCACCGGCGCCTGGAACCTGGCCGACGCCCAGGCCGGGCAGGCGGCGAACCCGAGCTACCGGCGCGGCGCGCTCCCGCTCTTCTCGGCGGACGGCACCTCCAAGCCGAGCATCTTCCTCGGCCCGTCCACCAGCATGGTCAGCTACCTGAACTCCCGGCTCAGGCCGGAGCAGATCAAGGAGCTGCTCTCGATAGCCAACTACCTTGCCGCACCGTGGGGTTCGGCCGAGTACACGCTGATCAACTACGGCGTCGAGGGCACCGACCACACCCGGGTGAACGGCACCCCCACCTTCACGCCGGACGGCCAGAAGAACGTCCAGCCGCAGACCTACCCGTTCCTCGCCACCAGCCCCGGCGTGGTCAGCAATCCCGGCTTCGACCAGGTGACCAAGGACATCTGCTCCTGGAACACCGCCGCCGTCCAGTTCGCCTACAAGCCGGTGTTCTGGAACATGAACGTCACCGTGCCGCAGCGCTTCAGCACCGCCTCCGGCGCCCAGGCGCTCGAGGACACCATCAAGGACGTCTACCACGGCCTGAAGAGCGTCTCCGACTACCAGACCGCGCTGGCCTCCTGGAAGCACAGCGGCGGCGACGAGCTCACCGCCTGGTACCAGAGCGAGGTCTACGACAAGCACGGCTCCGGTCAGTAG
- a CDS encoding glycoside hydrolase family 3 C-terminal domain-containing protein has translation MTTTAVPAEPSIERLPFRDPTLALRERVADLLARLTPAERIAMLHQYSPAIPRLGLGAFRTGTEALHGVGWLGAATVFPQAVGLGATWDEELTHEIATATGTELRAFHHHRSPAAGEGRISLQAWAPVVNLLRDPRWGRNEEGYAEDPLLTARLADSFCRGLAGEDPDHLRTAPILKHFLAYNNEDERCETSSGLRPRVLHEYDLAAFRTAIASGSATGVMPAYNLVNGRPCHVSPLIEAELRRWAAPTGHELFVCSDAEAPSNLVDPEHYFDDHAESHAAALKAGVDSFTDHADDPSTTVSRLTEALERGLVDQADVDRAVARQLSIRLRLGEFDPAGDPYAGTGWEVVDSAAHRALALRAATESVVLLKNDRGVLPLAPAEGRRIAVIGPLADTLFEDWYSGTMPYRVTVAAGLGAALGDRGGEVVCTEGVDRITLRSASTGGLLAVPAGDPTGPITVRAEDGPGDEARFDLFDWGNGVLTLRSAASRRYVTLKDEGLGLAADQVQPNGWDVHETFRLEVGPDGTELLRNVYNGRYAVVDPATGLVTLSAAEPDGAERWTRTVVRDGAAEALAAVGAADTAVVVLGNDPHINGRETQDRTDLHLPPAQEALLRAVAAACPDTALVVMSSYPYAVDWADEHLPAVLWTSHGGQETGRALAAVLLGDADPSGRLPQTWYRADDPLPARLDYDVIQAGWTYQYHRAAPLYPFGHGLSYTSFAYSGLTVAARGDSIACSVELRNTGERAGTETVQLYTRALDARYEAPLLKLAAYRKVRLAAGESRRVDFTVPRSALEHWDVNEGGFTVDPGAYEILVGRSAGAVELSAPFVVKGDAPGPRRVAGAAVRAVDFDDHTGVTLVDVTRQDGDAVAAVPGAPLSAVLFRATELPAGPLSLSAEVSRTEAGEAVLELRADDPAAGPLLASLSVPATGGRYAWTTVTGPVTEAGAGVRDLHLVLRGELRLASFTLSPIEA, from the coding sequence GTGACGACCACCGCTGTGCCCGCAGAGCCGTCCATCGAGCGGCTCCCGTTCCGCGACCCCACGCTGGCGCTGCGCGAGCGCGTCGCGGACCTGCTCGCCCGGCTCACCCCGGCCGAGCGGATCGCCATGCTGCACCAGTACTCCCCCGCGATCCCCCGCCTCGGCCTCGGGGCCTTCCGCACCGGTACCGAGGCCCTGCACGGCGTCGGCTGGCTGGGCGCGGCCACCGTCTTCCCGCAGGCCGTCGGGCTGGGCGCCACCTGGGACGAGGAACTGACGCACGAGATCGCCACCGCCACCGGAACCGAGCTGCGGGCCTTCCACCACCACCGCTCCCCCGCCGCCGGCGAGGGCCGGATCAGCCTGCAGGCCTGGGCCCCCGTGGTGAACCTGCTGCGCGACCCCCGCTGGGGCCGCAACGAGGAGGGCTACGCCGAGGACCCGCTGCTCACCGCCCGCCTCGCCGACAGCTTCTGCCGGGGCCTGGCGGGCGAGGACCCGGACCACCTGCGCACCGCGCCGATCCTCAAGCACTTCCTCGCCTACAACAACGAGGACGAACGCTGCGAGACCTCCTCCGGGCTGCGCCCGCGCGTGCTGCACGAGTACGACCTCGCGGCCTTCCGGACCGCCATCGCCTCCGGCTCGGCGACCGGCGTGATGCCGGCGTACAACCTGGTCAACGGCCGTCCCTGCCACGTCAGTCCGCTGATCGAGGCCGAACTGCGCCGCTGGGCCGCGCCGACCGGCCACGAGCTGTTCGTCTGCAGCGACGCCGAGGCGCCCTCCAACCTGGTCGACCCCGAGCACTACTTCGACGACCACGCCGAGTCGCACGCCGCCGCCCTGAAGGCCGGCGTCGACAGCTTCACCGACCACGCCGACGACCCGAGCACCACGGTCTCGCGGCTCACCGAGGCGCTGGAGCGCGGCCTGGTCGACCAGGCCGACGTCGACCGCGCGGTCGCCCGGCAGCTGTCGATCCGGCTGCGCCTGGGCGAGTTCGACCCGGCCGGCGACCCCTACGCCGGCACCGGCTGGGAGGTCGTCGACTCCGCCGCGCACCGCGCACTGGCGCTGCGGGCCGCCACCGAGTCGGTCGTCCTGCTGAAGAACGACCGCGGCGTGCTGCCGCTGGCCCCCGCCGAGGGCCGGCGGATCGCGGTCATCGGCCCGCTCGCCGACACCCTGTTCGAGGACTGGTACAGCGGCACCATGCCCTACCGGGTCACCGTGGCCGCCGGGCTCGGCGCCGCGCTGGGCGACCGCGGCGGGGAGGTGGTCTGCACCGAGGGCGTGGACCGGATCACGCTGCGGTCCGCCTCCACCGGCGGACTGCTCGCCGTTCCGGCCGGGGACCCGACCGGGCCGATCACGGTCCGCGCCGAGGACGGGCCCGGGGACGAGGCCCGCTTCGACCTGTTCGACTGGGGCAACGGCGTGCTGACCCTGCGCAGCGCCGCGTCCCGCCGCTACGTCACGCTCAAGGACGAGGGCCTCGGCCTGGCCGCCGACCAGGTGCAGCCCAACGGCTGGGACGTGCACGAGACCTTCCGGTTGGAGGTCGGGCCGGACGGCACCGAACTGCTGCGCAACGTGTACAACGGCCGCTACGCCGTGGTCGACCCCGCCACCGGCCTGGTCACCCTCTCCGCCGCCGAGCCGGACGGCGCCGAGCGCTGGACCAGAACCGTCGTCCGTGACGGCGCCGCCGAAGCGCTGGCCGCCGTAGGCGCGGCCGACACCGCCGTCGTCGTGCTCGGCAACGACCCGCACATCAACGGCCGCGAGACCCAGGACCGCACCGACCTGCACCTGCCGCCCGCCCAGGAGGCGCTGCTGCGCGCCGTCGCCGCCGCCTGCCCCGACACGGCCCTGGTGGTGATGAGCAGCTACCCGTACGCCGTCGACTGGGCGGACGAGCACCTCCCGGCCGTGCTGTGGACCTCGCACGGCGGCCAGGAGACCGGCCGGGCACTGGCCGCCGTCCTGCTCGGCGACGCGGATCCCTCGGGCCGGCTGCCGCAGACCTGGTACCGGGCGGACGACCCGCTGCCGGCGCGCCTGGACTACGACGTCATCCAGGCCGGCTGGACGTACCAGTACCACCGGGCCGCCCCGCTCTACCCGTTCGGGCACGGCCTGTCGTACACCTCGTTCGCGTACAGCGGCCTCACGGTCGCCGCGCGGGGCGACTCGATCGCCTGCTCCGTCGAGCTCCGCAACACCGGGGAGCGCGCCGGGACGGAGACCGTGCAGCTCTACACCCGTGCGCTGGACGCCCGCTACGAGGCCCCGCTGCTGAAGCTGGCGGCGTACCGCAAGGTGCGGCTCGCGGCCGGCGAGAGCAGGCGGGTGGACTTCACCGTGCCCCGCTCCGCGCTGGAGCACTGGGACGTCAACGAGGGCGGCTTCACCGTCGACCCCGGCGCGTACGAGATCCTGGTGGGCCGCTCGGCCGGGGCGGTCGAGCTGTCGGCGCCGTTCGTCGTCAAGGGGGACGCGCCGGGGCCGCGCCGGGTGGCCGGCGCCGCCGTCCGGGCCGTCGACTTCGACGACCACACCGGCGTCACGCTGGTCGACGTCACCCGCCAGGACGGCGACGCCGTCGCCGCCGTGCCGGGGGCACCGCTCAGCGCGGTGCTGTTCCGGGCGACCGAACTGCCCGCCGGGCCGCTGTCCCTGAGCGCCGAGGTCTCCCGTACGGAGGCCGGCGAGGCCGTCCTGGAGCTGCGTGCGGACGACCCGGCGGCGGGCCCGCTGCTGGCGAGCTTGTCCGTCCCCGCCACCGGCGGACGCTACGCCTGGACGACGGTGACCGGCCCGGTGACCGAGGCCGGCGCGGGCGTGCGGGACCTGCACCTGGTGCTCCGCGGCGAGCTGCGGCTCGCCTCGTTCACCCTGAGCCCCATCGAGGCCTGA
- a CDS encoding alpha/beta fold hydrolase, whose translation MSGTSASTSTTSTTSTTGAIRPATARSGPGAPPAGPGTDVASFADGLSVTFERRGSGRPVLLLHGGGGPRTVAAFAGTLARYADVITPTHPGFGGTARPDWFDSVDDLALTYLELLERLDLHDVLVIGSSMGGWIASEMAVRDTGRIGGVVLVNAIGIQVPGESVADVFALTPAELSALSFHDPGAHAVDPTTLGPEQRAAIAANFRALAVYGRDRGMRDPKLRRRLARVAVPALVVWGLSDGVAGPAYGRAFAEAFADGRFEPVAECGHLPQIEQPGRLLDLVLGFGAGGAAR comes from the coding sequence ATGTCCGGCACCAGTGCCAGTACCAGCACCACCAGCACCACCAGCACCACCGGCGCGATCCGACCGGCCACGGCCCGGTCCGGGCCGGGCGCACCGCCCGCCGGTCCGGGCACCGACGTGGCGAGCTTCGCCGACGGGCTGAGCGTGACGTTCGAGCGGCGCGGCAGCGGACGCCCCGTACTCCTCCTGCACGGTGGCGGCGGCCCGCGCACGGTCGCGGCCTTCGCCGGGACCCTCGCGCGGTACGCGGACGTCATCACCCCGACCCATCCCGGCTTCGGGGGTACGGCCCGGCCCGACTGGTTCGACAGCGTCGACGACCTCGCGCTGACCTACCTCGAACTGCTGGAGCGCCTCGATCTGCACGACGTCCTGGTCATCGGCTCCTCCATGGGCGGCTGGATCGCCTCGGAGATGGCGGTGCGCGACACCGGCCGGATCGGCGGAGTGGTCCTCGTCAACGCGATCGGCATCCAGGTACCCGGCGAGAGCGTGGCCGACGTCTTCGCTCTGACGCCCGCCGAGCTGTCGGCGCTCAGTTTCCACGACCCCGGCGCCCACGCCGTCGACCCCACCACCCTCGGCCCGGAGCAGCGGGCCGCGATCGCGGCCAACTTCCGGGCGCTGGCGGTCTACGGCCGCGACCGGGGGATGCGGGATCCCAAGCTGCGGCGCCGCCTGGCCAGGGTCGCCGTTCCCGCCCTGGTGGTCTGGGGGCTCAGCGACGGCGTGGCCGGTCCGGCGTACGGGCGGGCCTTCGCGGAGGCCTTCGCCGACGGCCGCTTCGAACCGGTCGCCGAGTGCGGCCACCTGCCCCAGATCGAGCAGCCGGGCCGCCTGCTCGACCTGGTGCTCGGATTCGGGGCAGGCGGCGCCGCCCGCTGA
- a CDS encoding MOSC domain-containing protein: MQLLSVNVGRPLPNPWKGLAATGIDKRPVDGPVAVSAPGPKGTGAVGLAGDRVYDVKHHGGPDQALYAYAREDLDYWEPELGRELPNGVFGENLTTAGLDVNGALIGERWRIGADVVLEVSCPRIPCGTFQGWLERDGWIRRFTRDARPGAYLRVVEPGEIRAGDPVSVVQRPAHDVSVALVFRALTLEPDLLPRLSVADALPAEDRALIARRTA; encoded by the coding sequence ATGCAGCTGCTCTCGGTGAACGTCGGCAGGCCCCTGCCCAACCCCTGGAAGGGCCTCGCGGCGACCGGAATCGACAAACGCCCGGTGGACGGCCCGGTAGCCGTCTCGGCGCCCGGGCCCAAGGGGACGGGCGCGGTCGGCCTGGCCGGTGACCGCGTCTACGACGTCAAGCACCACGGCGGCCCCGACCAGGCGCTCTACGCCTACGCCCGGGAGGATCTCGACTACTGGGAGCCGGAGTTGGGCCGCGAGCTGCCCAACGGCGTGTTCGGTGAGAACCTCACGACGGCCGGCCTGGACGTCAACGGCGCGCTGATCGGCGAGCGTTGGCGGATCGGCGCGGACGTCGTCCTGGAGGTGTCCTGTCCCCGGATCCCGTGCGGCACCTTCCAGGGTTGGCTGGAGCGGGACGGCTGGATCCGGCGGTTCACGCGGGACGCCCGGCCCGGCGCCTACCTGCGGGTGGTCGAACCCGGGGAGATCCGGGCCGGTGACCCGGTGTCGGTGGTGCAGCGGCCCGCGCACGACGTCTCGGTCGCACTGGTCTTCCGGGCGCTGACGCTCGAACCGGACCTGCTGCCCAGGTTGTCGGTCGCCGACGCGCTGCCGGCCGAGGACCGTGCCCTGATCGCGCGGCGGACGGCATGA
- a CDS encoding MarR family winged helix-turn-helix transcriptional regulator translates to MSVDLEQLGLAVKRLQHRHHRALETRLAQIGSTLAQWDALRAIERQPDSSTHRLAQLTFQSDQSFGALANRMLSRGLIERLTGPGRAVRHRLTPDGEEMLRAGYVVVGELLDQAFAPLGPAERDTLHALLLRLLDGPDLLAADRP, encoded by the coding sequence ATGTCCGTCGACCTCGAACAACTCGGCCTGGCCGTCAAGCGCCTCCAGCACCGGCACCACCGGGCGCTGGAGACCCGCCTCGCGCAGATCGGCTCCACACTCGCGCAGTGGGACGCCCTGCGGGCGATCGAGCGGCAGCCGGACTCCTCCACCCACCGGCTCGCCCAGCTGACCTTCCAGAGTGACCAGTCCTTCGGCGCGCTGGCCAACCGCATGCTGTCGCGGGGGCTGATCGAGCGCCTGACCGGCCCGGGGCGCGCCGTACGCCACCGCCTGACCCCGGACGGCGAGGAGATGCTGCGCGCCGGCTACGTCGTGGTCGGCGAACTGCTCGACCAGGCCTTCGCGCCGCTCGGCCCGGCCGAACGGGACACCCTGCACGCGCTGTTGCTGCGCCTGCTGGACGGTCCGGACCTGCTGGCCGCCGACCGGCCGTGA
- a CDS encoding glycoside hydrolase N-terminal domain-containing protein, with protein MNPLDTKAVHSAHAIHDTAPADRWEDAFLAGNGESGIMVHGGPHRERTVLNHHRYVLPNGTRGLRAAETADRLEEIRDLILAGRAPEAQRIWAKGEELRWTQSFHPGHALEAATAEHGPVRGYLRATDFDTGEITVRWSDDAGDWLRRSFVSRADAVVVQEFTGPSADLRLRLTGELPDCPEDVLHRCAATELAPGLGLLNARATYPQGQGAYGFEAVTLVHAPGARVDAEGDVLVVRGARKVLLLTALDRHERPGWGTAAIRGALARLPADYERLLGAHTALHTPAYRRASLDLTGAPAPALAADLLERQAKEDGALDPALLERLFHSGRYLLLSASGVLPPRLTGLWIAAWGAAWCGDFTTDANLNLQLAGANLAALPEAVHAHAALLRGQIDDWRANARALYGISGLLAPGRTDGEHGHLFHLDDDWPWPAWLAGADWLLQPLHEYWRTTGDDVFLREELAGWLIGAAEFFEDFLTRTDDRGHVVFVPSYSPEIAPEGVAGSATVNAVMDVAAGRHALESAIEVCEHLGIEPEAVARWRALLLRLPPYLVNEAGRLTEWAWPGLDGNLDHRHVSHLYPVWPLHEITRDATPELAEAAHRALADRGDENLSAHGSLHRALAAARLRDPDLVRANLLKILDADMLHRSLMSSHNPALEIYNADAAITLPGLILELLVDARPGRIDLLPALPAELGRGAVRGVTCQGRITVEELVWDLGPGTVRALLRSAVDQRVEVHCRGEGRSVDLVAGESREVLFG; from the coding sequence TTGAATCCCCTGGACACCAAGGCCGTTCACAGCGCCCACGCCATCCACGACACCGCGCCCGCCGACCGCTGGGAGGACGCCTTCCTCGCCGGCAACGGCGAGTCCGGGATCATGGTGCACGGCGGGCCGCACCGCGAGCGGACCGTCCTCAACCACCACCGGTACGTCCTGCCCAACGGCACCCGGGGCCTGCGGGCCGCCGAGACCGCCGACCGGCTGGAGGAGATCAGGGATCTCATCCTCGCCGGCCGCGCCCCCGAGGCGCAGCGGATCTGGGCGAAGGGTGAGGAGCTCCGCTGGACCCAGTCCTTCCACCCGGGCCACGCGCTGGAGGCGGCCACCGCCGAACACGGCCCGGTCCGCGGCTACCTGCGCGCCACCGACTTCGACACCGGCGAGATCACCGTGCGCTGGAGCGACGACGCCGGTGACTGGTTGCGCCGGTCCTTCGTGTCGCGGGCCGACGCGGTCGTCGTGCAGGAGTTCACCGGGCCGAGCGCCGACCTTCGGCTACGCCTGACCGGCGAGCTGCCCGACTGCCCCGAGGACGTCCTGCACCGCTGCGCCGCCACCGAGTTGGCGCCCGGCCTCGGCCTGCTGAACGCCCGCGCCACGTACCCCCAGGGGCAGGGCGCGTACGGCTTCGAGGCCGTCACCCTGGTGCACGCGCCCGGCGCCCGGGTGGACGCCGAGGGGGACGTGCTGGTCGTGCGCGGAGCCCGGAAGGTCCTGCTGCTGACCGCGCTCGACCGCCACGAGCGCCCCGGCTGGGGCACCGCGGCGATCCGGGGGGCCCTCGCCCGGCTGCCCGCCGACTACGAGCGGCTGCTCGGCGCCCACACCGCCCTGCACACCCCCGCCTACCGCCGCGCGAGCCTGGATCTCACCGGGGCGCCCGCGCCCGCGCTCGCCGCCGATCTGCTCGAACGTCAGGCCAAGGAGGACGGGGCCTTGGACCCGGCCCTCCTGGAGCGCCTCTTCCACAGCGGCCGCTATCTGCTGCTCAGTGCCAGCGGCGTGCTGCCGCCCCGCCTGACCGGCCTCTGGATCGCCGCCTGGGGCGCCGCCTGGTGCGGCGACTTCACCACCGACGCGAACCTCAACCTGCAGCTCGCCGGCGCCAACCTGGCCGCCCTGCCGGAGGCCGTCCACGCCCACGCCGCCCTGCTGCGCGGGCAGATCGACGACTGGCGCGCCAACGCCCGGGCCCTGTACGGGATCAGTGGCCTGCTCGCGCCCGGGCGCACCGACGGCGAGCACGGGCACCTCTTCCACCTGGACGACGACTGGCCCTGGCCCGCCTGGCTGGCCGGCGCGGACTGGCTGCTGCAGCCGCTGCACGAGTACTGGCGCACCACCGGCGACGACGTCTTCCTCCGCGAGGAGCTGGCCGGCTGGCTGATCGGCGCCGCCGAGTTCTTCGAGGACTTCCTGACCCGTACGGACGACCGGGGGCACGTGGTCTTCGTGCCCTCCTACTCGCCGGAGATCGCCCCCGAGGGCGTGGCCGGCTCCGCCACGGTGAACGCCGTGATGGACGTCGCCGCCGGACGGCACGCCCTGGAGAGCGCGATCGAGGTCTGCGAGCACCTCGGCATCGAGCCCGAGGCGGTCGCGCGGTGGCGGGCCCTGCTGCTCCGCCTCCCGCCGTACCTGGTCAACGAGGCCGGCCGGTTGACCGAGTGGGCCTGGCCCGGCCTGGACGGCAACCTCGACCACCGCCACGTCAGCCACCTCTACCCGGTCTGGCCGCTGCACGAGATCACCCGCGACGCCACGCCCGAGCTGGCCGAGGCCGCCCACCGGGCCCTGGCCGACCGGGGGGACGAGAACCTCTCCGCGCACGGCAGCCTGCACCGCGCCCTGGCCGCGGCCCGGCTGCGCGACCCGGATCTGGTCCGTGCCAACCTGCTGAAGATCCTCGACGCCGACATGCTGCACCGCTCGCTGATGAGCTCGCACAACCCGGCGCTGGAGATCTACAACGCGGACGCCGCGATCACGCTGCCCGGGCTGATCCTGGAACTGCTGGTCGACGCCCGCCCCGGCCGGATCGACCTGCTGCCCGCGCTCCCCGCCGAACTCGGCCGGGGCGCCGTGCGCGGGGTCACCTGCCAGGGCCGGATCACCGTCGAGGAGCTGGTCTGGGACCTCGGGCCGGGCACCGTCCGGGCGCTGCTGCGCTCCGCCGTCGACCAGCGCGTCGAGGTGCACTGCCGGGGTGAAGGGCGGAGCGTCGACCTGGTGGCGGGGGAGTCGCGGGAGGTGCTCTTCGGCTGA